A genomic region of Raphanus sativus cultivar WK10039 chromosome 6, ASM80110v3, whole genome shotgun sequence contains the following coding sequences:
- the LOC108811195 gene encoding formin-like protein 7 has translation MSFLFRKNGSSSRRRIKEKLRGRISDRGKRGGGEGEEERVRNDSLPPPPSPWGFLFPEDFVRIDGNLKAVIVDEEGLDVIYWKRLIELDSSGSKNPKPRRGGVKSDGGFRRSGSDEEEEEEEGFYRGSVGSNQKDDESAFSFHVKNDQSKRNDSVEGGRYYSSSSSSSTSAASSSRPSSTGGVGGKQSQSKFQAPGNASFPLSSSHIPANQIIGGGGGSGRYPPLPLPPGQFGVSSSTMPPPHGSFPSSPSQIPPMQTGGGGGGSGGSGGSGGSGGSGGGGSGGSGGSGSGSGGGGSGSGLSPPLPLPPGQFSAAIGSSSTSPLRLTVNQAIPNVPPNQTSTPPPPLAGAPPPPPPPSAGAPPPPPPPKKAPAPPPPPPPGKKAPGPPPPPPMSKTGPPKPPGKGKGPTKAAESSSSAISKEDPAQPKLKPLHWDKVNPDASHSMVWHRIDGGSFNFDGDLMEALFGYVGARKPSEANTVPQKPTVSTTQTYILDPRKSQNKAIVLKSLGMTKEEIIDLLTEGHDADTDTLEKLSGIAPTPEEQTEILEFSGDTTKLADAESLLFHILRAVPSAFNRFNVMLFKINYGSEVAQQKGSLQTLESACNELRARGLFMKLLEAILKAGNRMNAGTARGNAQAFNLTALRKLSDVKSVDGKTTLLHFVVEEVVRSEGKRAAMSKISGGDIADASREDQETEFVKLGLPIIGGLSSEFTNVKKAAGIDYDAFVATTLSLGTRLKETKRLLDQSKGKEDGCLTKLRSFFESAEEELRVITEEQLRIMDLVKKTTNYYQAGALKERNLFQLFVIIRDFLGMVDNACSEIARNQRKQRPAATVAGGASSSTAAATTPSTAAAPQRNAVRFPILPPNFMSEHSRYSSSDSDSDS, from the exons ATGTCTTTCCTGTTCCGTAAGAACGGGAGTAGTTCACGGAGGCGAATCAAAGAGAAACTTCGAGGTCGGATTTCAGATCGCGGGAAGAGAGGAGGAggcgaaggagaagaagagagagtcAGAAACGATTCGTTACCTCCGCCGCCATCTCCTTGGGGGTTTCTGTTCCCAGAGGATTTCGTGAGAATCGATGGTAATCTGAAGGCTGTTATTGTAGATGAAGAAGGATTAGATGTGATTTACTGGAAAAGGCTTATCGAGCTTGACAGTAGCGGCTCgaaaaaccctaaacctagGAGAGGAGGAGTTAAATCGGATGGTGGATTCAGAAGAAGTGGatcagatgaagaagaagaagaagaagaaggattcTACAGAGGATCGGTGGGTAGTAATCAGAAGGATGATGAATCGGCGTTTTCGTTTCATGTGAAGAACGATCAGAGTAAGAGAAACGATAGTGTTGAAGGAGGGAGATactactcttcttcttcctcttcttcaaccTCTGCTGCTTCGTCTTCACGCCCTTCTTCTACAGGCGGGGTTGGTGGAAAACAATCCCAATCCAAATTTCAAGCTCCTGGCAACGCCTCATTTCCCCTTTCTTCATCGCATATACCGGCGAACCAAATCattggcggtggtggtggtagtgGTCGTTATCCGCCACTTCCTCTTCCTCCAGGTCAATTCGGGGTGTCTTCTTCGACTATGCCACCGCCTCACGGCTCATTTCCCTCTTCTCCGTCCCAGATTCCGCCTATGcaaaccggtggtggtggtggtggtagtggTGGTAGTGGTGGTAGTGGTGGTAGTGGtggtagtggtggtggtggtagtggTGGTAGTGGTGGTAGTGGTAGtggtagtggtggtggtggtagtggTAGTGGTCTTTCGCCGCCACTTCCGCTTCCTCCGGGTCAATTCTCTGCAGCAATTGGGTCTTCCTCTACATCGCCGTTGCGTCTTACAGTCAACCAAGCTATACCAAATGTTCCACCTAACCAAACGTCCACACCGCCTCCACCATTAGCTGGGGCGCCACCACCGCCTCCACCGCCATCTGCTGGGGCACCACCTCCGCCTCCACCACCTAAGAAAGCACCtgctccaccaccacctcctcctcctggtAAGAAGGCACCTGGGCCGCCACCACCGCCTCCAATGTCGAAAACTGGCCCACCTAAACCACCAGGTAAAGGGAAAGGACCAACCAAGGCAGCTGAGAGCTCTTCTTCAGCCATAAGCAAAGAGGATCCAGCGCAGCCAAAGCTCAAGCCTTTACATTGGGATaaggttaatcctgatgccAGCCACTCTATGGTGTGGCATAGGATCGATGGTGGCTCCTTCAA CTTTGATGGTGATCTCATGGAGGCTCTCTTTGGTTACGTTGGCGCTCGAAAGCCAAGTGAAGCTAACACTGTACCTCAGAAACCCACTGTATCAACCACCCAGACTTACATTCTCGATCCTAGGAAATCTCAGAACAAAGCTATTGTCCTTAAATCTCTGGGAATGACTAAGGAAGAGATCATTGACTTGTTAACAGAAGGCCATGATGCCGATACTGATACCCTTGAGAAGCTTTCCGGAATAGCTCCAACCCCAGAAGAACAGACAGAGATCTTAGAGTTCAGTGGCGACACGACGAAACTTGCTGATGCAGAGTCTCTGCTCTTTCACATCTTACGAGCAGTTCCTTCAGCGTTTAACAGGTTCAACGTCATGCTATTCAAGATCAACTACGGCTCAGAGGTTGCTCAACAAAAGGGCTCTTTACAGACACTTGAATCCGCGTGCAACGAGCTACGTGCTCGTGGGTTGTTCATGAAACTTCTAGAGGCGATCTTGAAAGCAGGTAACAGAATGAACGCTGGGACCGCTCGAGGAAATGCTCAGGCTTTCAATTTGACAGCTCTAAGGAAACTGTCAGATGTGAAGAGTGTTGATGGGAAAACTACTTTGCTTCACTTTGTTGTCGAAGAAGTTGTGAGATCCGAGGGAAAACGAGCTGCAATGAGTAAGATCTCAGGTGGTGATATTGCAGATGCATCTAGAGAAGACCAAGAGACTGAATTTGTAAAGCTAGGTTTACCCATTATAGGTGGGCTTAGTTCAGAGTTCACCAATGTGAAGAAAGCAGCTGGTATAGACTATGACGCTTTTGTAGCTACGACCTTGTCTTTAGGGACCCGGTTGAAAGAAACAAAACGGCTGTTAGACCAAAGCAAAGGGAAAGAAGATGGGTGTTTGACAAAGCTGAGATCTTTCTTCGAATCTGCAGAGGAAGAACTGAGAGTTATTACAGAGGAACAGCTCAGGATCATGGACTTGGTGAAGAAGACAACGAATTATTACCAAGCTGGAGCACTGAAAGAGAGGAACCTGTTTCAGCTGTTTGTTATAATCCGTGATTTCTTAGGGATGGTTGATAATGCATGTAGTGAGATCGCAAGGAATCAACGGAAGCAGAGACCAGCAGCAACAGTAGCAGGAGGAGCATCAAGTtcaacagcagcagcaacaacaccGAGCACTGCTGCTGCACCACAAAGAAATGCGGTTAGATTTCCTATTTTGCCTCCGAATTTCATGTCAGAACATTCAAGGTACAGTTCAAGTGACTCCGACTCGGATTCTTGA